Proteins from one Juglans microcarpa x Juglans regia isolate MS1-56 chromosome 6S, Jm3101_v1.0, whole genome shotgun sequence genomic window:
- the LOC121236969 gene encoding O-fucosyltransferase 29-like produces MAVAKAWRFSLISANKLALFQSHNGYSSNSNISDNKHPYWRSTATTSFHRKKISWSVVCGLMLFGLGLISLFTGHVASDLDWYSQHFANPSFYSRLDGGRREPIDIWKSKYSKYFYGCTERGRRFAPSVREQSSNGYLLIATSGGLNQQRTGITDAVVVARILNATLVVPELDRHSYWKDDSEFINIFDVDWFISSLAKDVTIVKRVPDKVMRSMEKPPYTMRVPRKSAPEYYLDQVLPLLLRRRVVQLTKFDYRLANNLDEELQKLRCRVNYHALRFTKPIQELGQGLALRMREMAKRFIAVHLRFEPDMLAFSGCYYGGGEKERYELGEIRKRWATLPDLSPEGERKRGKCPLTPHEVGLMLRALGFANDTYLYVASGEIYGGEETLRPLRELFPNFYTKEMLANEELKPLLPFSSRLAAIDYIVCDESDVFVTNNNGNMAKILAGRRRYMGHKRTIRPNAKKLSALFMARQKMEWDTFARKVKSCQRGFMGEPDEMRPGRGEFHEYPYSCVCEKPFNDDDTSYNENHHTETSCHGIRNED; encoded by the exons ATGGCAGTGGCTAAGGCCTGGAGGTTTAGCTTGATATCGGCAAACAAGCTGGCTCTCTTCCAGAGCCACAATGGCTATTCTAGCAACAGCAATATCTCCGATAATAAGCATCCCTACTGGAGATCGACGGCGACGACGTCATTCCACCGGAAGAAGATCTCCTGGTCGGTGGTCTGCGGGTTGATGCTTTTTGGTTTGGGCTTGATTTCGCTATTCACCGGCCACGTCGCCTCTGATCTTGACTGGTACTCTCAGCACTTCGCCAACCCAAGCTTCTACTCTAGGCTG GACGGGGGTCGTCGTGAGCCAATTGATATATGGAAATCCAAGTATTCTAAGTACTTCTATGGCTGCACCGAGCGAGGGCGGCGTTTTGCTC CTTCTGTTCGCGAGCAATCATCAAATGGCTATTTGCTTATCGCAACAAGTGGAGGGCTGAACCAACAAAGAACAGGA ATAACAGATGCTGTAGTTGTCGCACGGATTTTAAATGCTACATTAGTTGTACCTGAGTTGGATCGTCACTCCTACTGGAAAGATGATAG CGAATTCATCAACATTTTTGATGTTGATTGGTTCATTTCTTCCCTTGCAAAAGATGTAACTATTGTCAAAAGAGTTCCTGATAAGGTCATGCGATCAATGGAGAAACCTCCTTATACCATGCGTGTCCCAAGGAAATCTGCCCCGGAATATTATCTTGATCAAGTTCTCCCTTTACTCTTGAGGAGACGT GTTGTGCAATTGACAAAATTTGATTATAGACTTGCAAATAATCTTGATGAGGAGCTACAAAAGTTGCGTTGCCGAGTTAATTATCATGCCTTAAGATTCACAAAACCTATACAAGAGCTTGGTCAAGGACTTGCTTTAAGAATGCGAGAGATGGCAAAACGTTTCATTGCAGTTCACTTGAG GTTTGAACCTGATATGCTAGCATTTTCTGGCTGTTATTATGGTGGGGGTGAGAAGGAAAGATATGAGCTTGGTGAAATTAGAAAACGATGGGCTACATTACCG GATTTAAGTCCTGAGGGAGAGCGGAAGCGAGGGAAATGCCCACTTACTCCTCATGAAGTGGGTTTGATGTTGCGGGCACTTGGTTTTGCAAATGATACTTATCTTTATGTTGCATCGGGAGAAATATATGGTGGAGAAGAAACTCTACGGCCTCTTAGGGAACTCTTCCCAAACTTCTATACAAAGGAGATGCTTGCCAATGAAGAGTTGAAAcctcttcttcctttctcttcGCGCTTGGCTGCCATTGACTACATTGTCTGTGACGAGAGTGATGTGTTTGTCACTAATAATAATGGAAATATGGCAAAGATTCTTGCTGGTCGCAG GAGATACATGGGTCATAAGAGGACTATCAGACCAAATGCAAAGAAGCTTAGTGCTTTGTTCATGGCAAGGCAAAAGATGGAATGGGATACATTTGCAAGAAAGGTAAAGTCATGCCAAAGAGGCTTCATGGGAGAGCCAGACGAGATGAGACCCGGACGAGGGGAGTTTCATGAATATCCCTACTCCTGTGTCTGTGAGAAACCATTCAATGATGATGACACTAGCTACAACGAAAATCATCACACAGAAACAAGTTGCCATGGAATCCGTAACGAAGATTAG